The Zobellia alginiliquefaciens genome contains a region encoding:
- a CDS encoding S8 family peptidase, with amino-acid sequence MTSFFSKPLIGLSAGLILMGCGSTALVSTPIENIDTTPLKISDLTDTEKQNWGHLDLVTDTIPGMSIDKAYDEIIKNKKGETVIVAVLDSGMDLDHEDLKNVLWTNKDEKAGDGIDNDKNGYVDDIHGYNFLGESYNEQLEATRIVRLKLGDASLQAKAKTKVDTEYAKATQQKAQYEQIFQTVKNADEAVKKELGKDTYTKKDLASIEPKDEAMQQNVGILTQMLTYEDSIPEVLEQVEGGIKYFSDQLNYNYNVDFNGRKDVGDDPYDINDLGYGNGNPQNREEDESHGTHVAGIIGAERNNGKGANGVANNVEIMSIRAVPNGDEYDKDIALGIRYAVDNGAKIINGSFGKAFSPNAQWVYEAIKYAEEKDVLFVHAAGNEGADLDSPANPNFPNDQVDNGPEIADNVLTVGALASKYGSEMVATFSNYGAINVDVFAPGDEIYSSMPGNEYEYQGGTSMAAPAVAGVAALIRSYHPKLTASQVKHIIMESGLAPRAKVILGGNTAKTATLDEVSTSGKIVNAYNALIMADNVSRGKIKL; translated from the coding sequence ATGACTTCATTTTTTTCAAAACCTTTAATAGGTTTATCCGCTGGCCTTATTCTAATGGGCTGTGGCTCTACGGCATTGGTATCAACACCAATCGAAAATATTGATACTACTCCACTAAAAATATCCGACCTCACAGATACCGAAAAGCAAAACTGGGGTCATCTAGATCTTGTTACGGATACCATTCCCGGAATGAGTATAGATAAGGCCTATGATGAGATCATAAAAAATAAAAAAGGAGAAACGGTTATCGTTGCAGTACTAGATTCAGGTATGGACTTAGATCATGAGGATTTAAAAAATGTGCTTTGGACCAATAAAGATGAAAAAGCTGGAGACGGTATAGATAATGACAAGAATGGTTATGTTGATGATATTCACGGCTATAACTTTTTAGGCGAATCTTATAATGAGCAATTAGAAGCAACCCGTATTGTTCGATTAAAATTGGGTGATGCTTCGCTTCAAGCCAAGGCTAAAACAAAAGTTGATACGGAATACGCAAAAGCAACGCAACAAAAAGCACAATACGAGCAAATCTTTCAAACCGTAAAGAATGCGGATGAAGCGGTTAAAAAGGAGTTAGGAAAAGACACCTACACCAAAAAAGACCTGGCCAGTATTGAGCCAAAGGACGAGGCCATGCAACAAAACGTTGGCATTTTAACCCAAATGTTGACGTATGAAGATTCTATTCCAGAAGTATTGGAACAAGTTGAGGGAGGTATCAAATATTTCAGCGATCAATTGAACTACAATTATAATGTAGATTTTAACGGCAGAAAAGACGTTGGCGATGATCCTTATGACATCAATGACCTTGGTTATGGAAATGGGAATCCACAGAACAGAGAAGAAGATGAAAGCCACGGTACGCACGTTGCAGGAATCATTGGTGCGGAAAGAAACAACGGCAAAGGGGCAAATGGCGTTGCCAATAATGTTGAAATTATGAGTATTCGTGCCGTTCCAAATGGCGATGAATATGACAAAGACATTGCTTTGGGTATTCGCTATGCCGTAGATAATGGAGCTAAGATTATTAATGGTAGTTTCGGAAAGGCATTTTCTCCAAACGCGCAGTGGGTTTATGAAGCTATTAAATATGCAGAAGAAAAAGATGTACTTTTTGTGCATGCCGCTGGTAATGAAGGTGCTGACTTAGATAGTCCTGCCAATCCTAATTTTCCTAATGACCAAGTAGATAACGGTCCAGAAATTGCGGACAATGTTCTTACGGTAGGTGCTTTGGCTTCTAAATACGGTTCAGAAATGGTAGCTACTTTCTCTAATTACGGAGCTATTAATGTAGACGTTTTTGCCCCTGGCGATGAAATATACTCGTCTATGCCCGGTAACGAGTATGAATATCAAGGAGGTACTTCCATGGCTGCTCCTGCAGTTGCCGGTGTTGCTGCTTTAATTCGTTCATATCACCCTAAATTAACGGCTTCGCAGGTAAAGCATATCATTATGGAATCCGGCCTTGCGCCAAGGGCTAAGGTCATTTTAGGAGGAAATACAGCCAAAACCGCTACGTTGGACGAAGTTTCAACTTCGGGAAAAATCGTAAATGCCTACAACGCCTTGATAATGGCGGACAATGTATCTAGAGGAAAAATAAAATTATAA
- a CDS encoding MBL fold metallo-hydrolase: MKLYPVETGNFKLDGGAMFGVVPKGIWQRTNPADANNQIDIAARSLLIEDGDKLILIDTGMGDKQSDKFFGYYNRWGGHSTDDSLKKLGFHRDDITDVFLTHLHFDHCGGCIQWNKDRTGYEPAFKNAKFWTNEDHWKWATQPNAREKASFLKENLLPMEESGQLNFIEKKSNGFQNDSELGFGIHFVDGHTDKQMLPHISYKGKQLVFVADLLPTVGHISLPYVMGYDTRPLLTLAEKELFLNKAISEEYYLFFEHDAHNEICTLKETEKGARLNDLFTFDQLFNS, from the coding sequence ATGAAACTATACCCAGTAGAAACCGGTAATTTTAAGTTGGATGGTGGCGCAATGTTCGGAGTTGTGCCAAAAGGTATTTGGCAACGTACGAATCCAGCAGATGCCAATAACCAAATAGATATTGCCGCAAGAAGCCTGCTTATTGAGGATGGCGATAAGCTAATTTTGATTGATACCGGAATGGGTGATAAGCAATCGGATAAGTTCTTTGGGTATTACAATCGTTGGGGAGGCCATTCCACGGACGACTCCTTGAAAAAATTGGGGTTTCACCGTGATGATATTACCGATGTTTTCTTAACACACCTACATTTTGACCACTGTGGTGGATGCATTCAATGGAATAAGGACAGAACCGGCTACGAACCTGCTTTTAAAAATGCTAAATTTTGGACGAACGAAGACCATTGGAAATGGGCAACCCAGCCTAACGCAAGAGAAAAAGCTTCCTTTTTAAAGGAAAACTTATTACCCATGGAAGAAAGCGGACAATTAAATTTTATAGAAAAAAAGTCAAATGGATTCCAAAATGATTCCGAATTAGGGTTTGGCATTCATTTTGTTGATGGTCATACGGATAAACAGATGCTGCCCCATATTTCATATAAAGGAAAGCAACTTGTATTCGTTGCAGATTTATTGCCCACGGTTGGGCATATTTCTTTACCCTATGTAATGGGTTACGATACGCGTCCTCTTCTGACATTGGCGGAGAAAGAATTATTTCTAAATAAAGCTATTTCAGAAGAATACTACCTGTTTTTTGAGCATGATGCGCATAATGAGATATGCACACTAAAAGAAACCGAAAAAGGGGCCAGACTGAACGACCTTTTTACTTTTGACCAACTTTTTAATTCTTAA
- a CDS encoding cation:proton antiporter, protein MVELAGIVILGIIAQWVAWRFKLPAILPLILIGLLVGPVASLYTEDGQKLIEPIWNGTKGLFPGDSLYYFVSLAISIILFEGGLTLKRSEIRNVGPVITKLITVGSLVTFFAAAMSAHFIFDLSWQVSFLFSALIIVTGPTVITPILRNIPLKNDISAVLKWEGILIDPIGALAAVLVFEFISVGEGQAYTLTALIEFGKILLFGFTFGFTFAHALTFVIKKNFIPHYLLNVVSLSAVLLVFVMSDVFAHESGLLAVVVMGMVMGNTDLPNIKELLYFKESLSVLLISILFILLSANINMADLQLIYNWNTVVLFAIIVFVIRPLGVFLSSAGSNLKFNEKLFIGWVGPRGIVAAGIASLFGSKLLAKGEPGAEFITPLVFMIVLGTVLLNATTARIFAKAVGVFLTKSEGILIIGASKASRLIAEYLNKNNRHVVLIDNNQTNISKAKGLGLEAFTANIYSDSLTDNIELNDVGYLMALTGNSDINKYAVNNFGKQFGTNGSFRLVNADEMSNPENNPKEGLFSHTDDFIKLTETARKYPSVHEIELKDKEHYDALIEITKADENIVPIFLKTPEGDLQIISSFSTDFEDITDKYRLVYLGKILDVDETEDEIEIDQKDEE, encoded by the coding sequence ATGGTAGAGCTTGCCGGTATTGTTATATTGGGAATTATTGCGCAGTGGGTAGCATGGCGATTTAAACTGCCCGCCATTCTTCCATTAATTTTAATAGGCCTTTTAGTAGGGCCAGTTGCTAGCCTTTACACGGAAGATGGTCAAAAACTAATTGAACCCATTTGGAACGGGACCAAAGGACTTTTTCCAGGAGACAGCCTGTATTACTTTGTTTCTCTAGCTATAAGTATAATTCTTTTTGAAGGTGGTTTAACGCTTAAACGTTCAGAGATACGGAATGTAGGGCCAGTTATAACCAAACTTATTACCGTAGGAAGTTTAGTAACCTTTTTTGCGGCGGCAATGTCCGCACACTTTATTTTTGATTTAAGTTGGCAGGTTTCCTTTTTGTTCTCCGCGCTTATCATTGTTACCGGCCCAACGGTAATTACCCCCATTCTTAGAAACATCCCTTTAAAAAATGATATTTCCGCCGTTTTAAAGTGGGAGGGTATTTTAATTGATCCCATAGGGGCTTTAGCAGCGGTTTTAGTCTTTGAATTTATAAGTGTGGGTGAAGGACAAGCCTATACATTAACGGCTTTGATAGAGTTTGGAAAAATTTTATTGTTTGGTTTTACGTTCGGTTTTACGTTTGCCCATGCGCTTACCTTTGTCATAAAAAAGAATTTTATTCCACATTATTTGTTGAATGTGGTGTCACTCTCGGCTGTGTTGTTGGTTTTTGTAATGTCTGATGTATTTGCACATGAATCAGGTCTTTTGGCCGTGGTTGTTATGGGTATGGTGATGGGTAATACAGATTTGCCAAATATAAAAGAGCTTCTTTATTTTAAAGAATCGTTGAGTGTACTGTTGATATCCATTCTGTTTATCCTTTTATCGGCCAATATCAATATGGCAGACCTTCAACTAATTTACAACTGGAATACCGTTGTACTTTTTGCCATAATTGTTTTTGTAATCAGGCCGCTTGGTGTGTTTTTAAGTTCTGCTGGGTCTAACCTAAAATTCAATGAGAAATTATTCATTGGTTGGGTAGGGCCCCGAGGTATTGTTGCCGCGGGGATTGCTTCCCTGTTTGGGTCAAAATTATTGGCTAAAGGTGAGCCCGGTGCCGAGTTCATTACGCCATTAGTATTTATGATCGTATTGGGAACAGTACTTCTAAATGCTACTACCGCACGTATCTTTGCCAAAGCAGTGGGTGTCTTTTTAACTAAGTCGGAGGGTATACTAATTATTGGTGCCTCAAAGGCATCGCGGCTTATTGCGGAATATTTGAACAAAAACAACCGTCATGTGGTCTTAATAGACAATAACCAGACAAATATTAGTAAGGCTAAAGGTTTGGGATTGGAGGCGTTTACAGCTAATATTTATTCAGATTCACTAACGGATAATATAGAGTTGAATGACGTTGGTTACCTTATGGCGCTCACCGGAAACTCAGATATTAATAAATATGCCGTAAATAACTTTGGTAAACAGTTTGGAACCAATGGCTCTTTTAGGCTGGTAAATGCCGATGAAATGAGCAACCCTGAAAACAATCCTAAAGAAGGGCTGTTCTCTCATACGGATGACTTCATTAAACTAACGGAAACAGCTCGAAAGTATCCGTCAGTGCATGAGATTGAATTGAAAGACAAGGAGCATTATGATGCGTTAATAGAAATCACCAAAGCCGATGAAAATATTGTACCCATCTTTCTGAAAACTCCAGAAGGAGACTTACAGATTATATCAAGTTTCAGCACAGATTTTGAGGACATTACAGATAAATACCGATTAGTTTATTTAGGTAAAATTCTTGATGTCGATGAAACCGAAGATGAAATTGAAATAGATCAAAAGGACGAAGAATAA
- a CDS encoding GTP-binding protein LepA — protein sequence MTTYIAHFTAKHNFIATEQNSIFIWQRESGEVDVKLLEDKIKRESAIHFYSLVTDEQVEIKQEDISITVLKTMPFSG from the coding sequence ATGACCACTTATATAGCCCATTTTACCGCAAAACATAACTTTATAGCTACCGAACAGAACTCAATATTCATATGGCAACGAGAAAGTGGCGAGGTAGATGTAAAACTACTGGAGGACAAGATTAAAAGGGAGTCTGCAATACACTTTTACAGCCTAGTGACAGACGAGCAGGTAGAAATAAAACAAGAGGATATCAGCATTACTGTTTTAAAAACAATGCCGTTTTCAGGTTAG
- a CDS encoding lipocalin family protein gives MKKLFLFLALASTVAFTSCSKDEDDTDAIVGTWVMEASTTYNGESTSSYEDKWVFKSDLSGDYTEALNGEIDYETSFTWSKSEGSYIVEYSDDDASIDTYTIGDLLGTPTLEEDGYAIALKE, from the coding sequence ATGAAAAAACTATTTTTATTTTTAGCACTAGCCAGTACAGTAGCTTTTACCAGTTGTTCAAAAGACGAGGATGATACTGATGCAATTGTTGGCACTTGGGTTATGGAAGCAAGCACCACCTATAATGGTGAATCAACCTCATCTTATGAGGATAAGTGGGTTTTCAAGTCGGATTTATCAGGCGATTATACAGAGGCTTTAAATGGAGAAATAGATTATGAAACTAGTTTTACCTGGTCTAAATCAGAGGGCTCATATATAGTTGAGTATTCTGATGACGATGCAAGTATTGATACATATACTATTGGAGATTTATTAGGTACACCTACATTAGAGGAAGATGGTTATGCCATAGCTCTGAAAGAATAG
- the lepA gene encoding translation elongation factor 4: MKNIRNFCIIAHIDHGKSTLADRLLDFTGSVTDREKKEQLLDSMDLERERGITIKSHAIQMDYTYKGEQYVLNLIDTPGHVDFSYEVSRSIAACEGALLVVDAAQSIQAQTISNLYLALENDLEIIPVLNKVDLPSANPEEVTDDIVDLLGCKAEDVIPASAKTGIGIEEILAAIIEHVPAPKGTPDEALQALVFDSVYNPFRGVETYFRVINGEIKKGQKIKFVATDKDYFADEVGTLKLTQHPKQSIKTGDVGYLITGIKDAREVKVGDTITDAVNPTKNPIGGFEDVKPMVFAGIYPVDTDEFEELRSSMEKLQLNDASLVFAPESSAALGFGFRCGFLGMLHMEIIQERLEREFNMTVITTVPNVSYHAFTRKDPDKALIVNNPTDLPDPSTIDRVEEPYIKATIITKADFVGNVMSLCIEKRGQITNQTYLTTERVELNFDMPLAEIVFDFYDRLKTVSKGYASFDYAPIGMRTSKLVRVDILLNSQPVDALSALIHADNAVTIGKKMCEKLKELIPRQQFDIPIQAAIGAKIISRETTKALRKDVTAKCYGGDISRKRKLLEKQKKGKKRMRQVGNVEVPQEAFMAVLKLND; encoded by the coding sequence ATGAAGAACATTAGAAACTTTTGTATCATCGCCCATATTGACCACGGTAAAAGTACCTTGGCAGACCGTTTATTAGACTTTACAGGATCTGTAACAGACCGTGAAAAGAAAGAACAGTTATTAGATAGTATGGACTTGGAGCGTGAACGTGGTATTACCATAAAGAGCCATGCTATACAAATGGACTATACCTATAAAGGGGAACAATATGTTTTAAACTTAATTGACACACCGGGCCACGTAGATTTCTCATACGAAGTATCTAGATCCATTGCTGCATGTGAAGGTGCGTTATTAGTCGTAGATGCTGCCCAGAGTATTCAGGCTCAAACTATATCTAACCTTTACCTTGCTTTAGAGAATGATTTAGAAATTATTCCTGTTTTGAACAAGGTAGACTTACCGAGCGCAAACCCGGAAGAAGTTACCGATGATATTGTAGACCTCTTGGGCTGCAAGGCCGAAGACGTAATACCTGCCAGTGCAAAAACGGGTATAGGTATTGAAGAAATTCTTGCTGCTATAATTGAACATGTACCTGCACCAAAGGGCACACCGGATGAAGCTTTACAGGCATTGGTATTTGACTCGGTTTACAACCCTTTTCGTGGTGTTGAGACCTATTTTAGGGTGATTAACGGAGAAATTAAAAAAGGACAAAAGATAAAATTTGTAGCAACGGACAAAGACTATTTTGCAGATGAAGTAGGAACTTTAAAGTTGACACAGCACCCCAAGCAATCTATTAAAACGGGAGATGTAGGCTATCTGATCACAGGGATAAAAGATGCGCGTGAAGTTAAAGTTGGTGATACCATTACCGATGCTGTAAACCCTACTAAAAACCCAATTGGAGGTTTTGAAGATGTAAAACCCATGGTTTTTGCAGGTATCTACCCTGTAGATACGGATGAATTTGAAGAATTACGTTCTTCAATGGAAAAACTACAACTTAATGACGCGTCATTGGTATTTGCTCCTGAAAGCAGTGCAGCCCTTGGTTTTGGATTTAGATGTGGTTTCTTGGGAATGCTTCATATGGAAATCATTCAAGAACGTTTGGAACGGGAGTTTAATATGACCGTTATTACTACGGTACCCAACGTAAGCTACCATGCATTTACCCGTAAAGACCCAGACAAGGCATTAATTGTTAATAACCCTACGGATCTTCCGGATCCTTCTACCATAGACCGTGTTGAGGAACCTTATATTAAGGCAACAATCATAACAAAGGCAGACTTTGTTGGTAACGTAATGTCTTTGTGTATTGAAAAAAGAGGACAGATTACCAATCAAACGTATTTAACTACAGAGCGTGTTGAGCTAAATTTTGATATGCCTCTGGCCGAAATTGTTTTTGATTTCTATGATCGATTAAAAACGGTTTCTAAAGGATATGCTTCTTTTGACTATGCACCTATTGGCATGCGAACCTCTAAACTGGTTCGTGTAGACATTTTATTAAACTCACAACCTGTAGATGCTCTGTCCGCCCTAATTCATGCGGATAACGCTGTGACTATTGGGAAGAAGATGTGTGAAAAACTGAAAGAATTGATACCAAGACAACAATTTGATATTCCAATTCAAGCTGCTATTGGTGCAAAAATAATATCTAGGGAAACTACAAAAGCCTTGCGTAAGGATGTAACCGCTAAATGTTACGGAGGTGATATTTCGCGTAAACGTAAACTTTTGGAGAAACAAAAGAAAGGTAAAAAACGGATGCGTCAAGTAGGTAATGTAGAAGTGCCTCAAGAGGCATTTATGGCGGTCTTAAAATTGAACGATTAA